A region of Candidatus Cloacimonadota bacterium DNA encodes the following proteins:
- a CDS encoding DUF3237 domain-containing protein, whose protein sequence is MNKGEAVTHADGYFLVVPRFTTASTKYAWLNHVQAVGKMVSLQRGHAIKYDIFEMK, encoded by the coding sequence TTGAACAAAGGGGAGGCTGTCACCCATGCCGACGGCTATTTCCTGGTCGTGCCTCGCTTCACAACAGCTTCGACCAAATACGCTTGGCTTAATCACGTCCAGGCGGTTGGGAAGATGGTATCGCTTCAGCGTGGGCACGCCATCAAATATGATATCTTTGAGATGAAATAG